The genomic stretch GATTATGCACGACATCCCCCCCAGCTCGACGAGCGGCATCAGCGACTTCGTCAGATCGTTTTCCTGTCACCGCAATCACAGGGTCGACACCTTCTGCTGTAAACAGCCTCACGACCTGCTCGACAACCGTCCGATCTCCAAGGGGCAGCAGGGGCTTGAAAGAACCCATGCGCGAGGAAAGGCCTGCCGCCGGGATGACCGCCGCCAACCGGATCATCCGCCCATCTCCGACCGGGACTTGATCAGCTCTGCGCCTATGGAAACAGCAATCTCCTCCGGGGTCTGTGCGCCGATCCCCAAACCGATGGGGCAATGACAGCGGTCGATATCCGCCTGAGTCACTCCTTCCGCCAGCAGGGATGCATAGATCTTGTCTCGTTTCTTACTGCTTCCGATCATGCCAACATACCCTGCATCGGTACGCAGAGCTTCGGCCAGGACGTTTCGGTCATGCAGATGCCCACGTGTGACGATGACAATAAAAGCATCAGGGCCAATGACGAGACCGGAACAACAGTTTTCAAACGACGACAGCACAACCACTTCATCGGCCTCGGGAAATCGTTCCCGGTTGGCAAAATCGGCCCTGTCGTCAAGTACTACGGTACGGAAACCGACCATGGAACCGACACGCGCCGTGAACTGTGAAACATGTCCGGCACCAAAAATGTACAAAGAAGGCGGAGGAGAAAACGGCTCGTGCAATACCATCTCCATGCCCTGCTTCTCAAACCGGGGAACGCCATCACCCTGCCCTTCAATCAGACGATGCTTCACAGCCCCCAGTTGCTCGCCCACCTGCTGAAAATGAGTGCTCAGGACCGAATGTAACCCCTTGCGCAACAGCGTATTCAATTCGAGAAAAACACCTGCACATGAACCACCGGGGCTTACGGTTTCCAGCAGAAGAGACAAACCACCGCCGCAAATCATGTCAGAATCAGCGGCCAGTTCCTGAGTCATGTCTACGAAAAGAAGCTTGGCGGCACCGTCACCGACATCAAGCAAAGAAACGGCCTCGCGACAGGCCATCGCCTCGGCCAGTCCTCCCCCCACGGTCCCGACAATGGAGCCGTCACGCCGAACAGCCATCTTGGCCCCTGAGCTGCGAGGCGTTGAACCGGAACTCTCGACAACTGTGACAAGTCCAAATGGCTCGTTGTTTTCTATAAGACCGCAGATGGCACGCACAAACTCC from Pseudodesulfovibrio profundus encodes the following:
- a CDS encoding nucleotidyltransferase family protein, yielding MIRLAAVIPAAGLSSRMGSFKPLLPLGDRTVVEQVVRLFTAEGVDPVIAVTGKRSDEVADAARRAGGDVVHNPGFEQGMFSSVLAGVESLPELVEAFFLLPADMPLIRQETVQLLVEELRPLHGKSHTFTL
- a CDS encoding XdhC family aldehyde oxidoreductase maturation factor; translated protein: MREFVRAICGLIENNEPFGLVTVVESSGSTPRSSGAKMAVRRDGSIVGTVGGGLAEAMACREAVSLLDVGDGAAKLLFVDMTQELAADSDMICGGGLSLLLETVSPGGSCAGVFLELNTLLRKGLHSVLSTHFQQVGEQLGAVKHRLIEGQGDGVPRFEKQGMEMVLHEPFSPPPSLYIFGAGHVSQFTARVGSMVGFRTVVLDDRADFANRERFPEADEVVVLSSFENCCSGLVIGPDAFIVIVTRGHLHDRNVLAEALRTDAGYVGMIGSSKKRDKIYASLLAEGVTQADIDRCHCPIGLGIGAQTPEEIAVSIGAELIKSRSEMGG